In the genome of Deltaproteobacteria bacterium, one region contains:
- a CDS encoding S1 family peptidase yields the protein MAMAKIAVLVVVQIIYGCGASSNSALLASISDDNSSAVELELTKPITRSRLNQLKSISVPEFYQSLLSQSSDEPFVFGGQTISGVRTQLQAAAPFFTRLATRYKSWGDFAVEKFELATAPGQHITREVFAKLTGAFKQRSGVFAKIKIDPSKSKSKQEDRPADTLELAETGFNKANIAALAAMSLAIKHGNQVGLGLATNSVGEEECKKMTDMSAVSRLDYFDPVTKSQKICTGTFFRGDAQFDYMLTAAHCTENGKDWNTLHPKGYRAGGIVLRNATAPGSAANPPKPVPQPVGSSADISVVAFPRGTARGYMDIASVPPQSFTAVTVAGYGKVSQSITSDEPAGNLRCGSNVIFDSVEQQGVISLTGLGTARSSIAPPGKQSLAAPGDSGGPLIRIRDDGRPEIIGVAAMGGGHNGLPAEKSSYSIYTSVNSSWSKPFIKQRSVLKWEDFPFCTNGSNNGQGLGQQAGIGGPDGSTCRVPAPDTTANGAGTQGQPGARRQSDDD from the coding sequence ATGGCTATGGCTAAGATAGCAGTCCTGGTTGTCGTTCAGATCATCTATGGCTGCGGCGCAAGTAGTAATTCTGCTTTACTCGCATCGATTAGCGACGACAACAGCAGTGCTGTTGAGCTTGAGTTAACTAAACCGATCACACGCTCGCGATTGAATCAATTAAAGAGTATTTCAGTACCGGAGTTTTACCAGTCTCTACTCAGTCAATCCTCTGATGAACCTTTTGTATTTGGGGGGCAGACCATCAGTGGCGTGCGCACTCAACTGCAGGCAGCGGCGCCATTTTTTACCCGCCTCGCCACCCGTTACAAAAGTTGGGGGGATTTTGCGGTAGAAAAATTTGAGCTTGCGACGGCACCCGGTCAGCATATCACGCGCGAAGTATTTGCTAAATTGACTGGCGCATTTAAACAACGCTCCGGGGTATTCGCCAAGATTAAGATTGACCCATCAAAATCAAAGTCAAAACAGGAAGACAGACCAGCCGACACCTTGGAACTCGCAGAAACTGGGTTCAACAAAGCCAACATTGCTGCATTAGCGGCGATGTCTCTTGCGATCAAACATGGGAATCAAGTTGGGCTTGGGCTGGCAACCAATAGTGTGGGTGAAGAAGAGTGTAAAAAGATGACCGACATGTCGGCTGTTAGTCGGCTAGATTATTTCGACCCCGTAACTAAATCACAAAAGATCTGTACAGGCACGTTTTTCAGAGGTGACGCACAGTTTGACTATATGCTGACGGCAGCTCACTGTACTGAGAACGGGAAGGATTGGAATACCCTACATCCAAAAGGGTATCGAGCTGGTGGAATCGTCTTACGTAATGCGACAGCCCCGGGGAGTGCTGCTAACCCACCGAAGCCTGTGCCTCAGCCGGTAGGTTCCTCAGCTGACATTTCAGTCGTTGCATTTCCGCGTGGCACTGCACGTGGATATATGGACATAGCGTCCGTACCTCCACAAAGTTTTACCGCCGTAACGGTTGCTGGATACGGCAAAGTATCTCAGAGCATAACGTCCGATGAGCCCGCCGGCAATTTAAGGTGTGGTTCTAACGTGATCTTCGACAGTGTCGAGCAGCAGGGTGTCATTTCGCTCACCGGGCTCGGCACGGCGCGTAGTTCTATCGCACCACCCGGCAAGCAAAGCCTCGCGGCTCCCGGTGATTCCGGTGGTCCCCTCATTCGCATTAGGGACGACGGTCGACCAGAAATCATTGGTGTGGCGGCAATGGGAGGCGGTCATAACGGCCTTCCCGCAGAGAAATCCAGTTACTCCATTTATACCAGCGTCAATTCCAGCTGGAGTAAGCCCTTTATCAAACAGCGATCGGTTCTTAAGTGGGAAGACTTTCCGTTCTGCACAAACGGCTCCAATAACGGGCAGGGGCTTGGTCAGCAAGCTGGTATCGGTGGGCCAGATGGCAGCACCTGTCGCGTGCCTGCACCAGACACTACGGCAAACGGTGCAGGCACACAGGGTCAACCGGGCGCACGGCGTCAGAGCGACGATGACTGA